One segment of Erigeron canadensis isolate Cc75 chromosome 2, C_canadensis_v1, whole genome shotgun sequence DNA contains the following:
- the LOC122589219 gene encoding cyclin-dependent kinase G-2-like, with translation MAAGRQNVSRKRYSNRFEEETYSYKKRYDQRVSSTVFAQSSGGRSSDRGRSVHRLDHGLQYRNREGNDCLNSGITKKRKFSPIVWEERVEKKVVVSSTNSIFSGLSPPNSRDASIERCSVDSLVSNVSDGVEVPNSFASTTPDQQVEIEDGEYVDEPKLSKSKWALEDLATDVNCSSPESGEFKREGSEGNGVMSSLSSEHGQPEYVGDKVSSDDMDYYSSESEDELEISLRKGLGMPGACRNVFEYERLGKISEGTYGVVYKARDKKTGEIVALKKVKSGKESEGFPITALREISVLSLLQHPSVVDVKEVVMDDFNGVYMVMEYVDNELKGYMERMKHPFSQSEVKSLMLQLLEGLSYLHDNYVMHRDLKTSNLLLNNKGEMKICDFGMARRYSGVEKPYTSLVVTLWYRAPEVLLGMKQYTTAIDMWSVGCIMAELLTKKPLFDGKQELEQVSKIFSTLGTPNDSIWPGYSKLPGVKANFVKQPYSTLKKKFPVASFTGAPTLTELGFDLLSRLLTYDPKKRITAEDALNHGWFREAPLPAEHVRICR, from the coding sequence ATGGCGGCAGGACGACAGAATGTTTCCAGAAAAAGATACTCTAACCGTTTTGAAGAGGAAACTTACTCTTATAAAAAACGATATGATCAACGAGTTTCGAGCACCGTTTTTGCTCAAAGTTCAGGTGGAAGGAGCAGTGATCGTGGCCGGTCTGTGCACCGACTTGATCACGGGCTGCAGTATAGAAACAGGGAAGGTAATGATTGTTTAAACTCAGGTATTACGAAGAAAAGAAAGTTCTCACCTATTGTGTGGGAGGAGAGAGTCGAGAAGAAGGTTGTCGTTTCGTCTACCAACTCTATTTTTTCTGGATTGTCCCCACCTAATAGTAGAGATGCGAGTATTGAAAGATGTTCTGTCGATTCTCTTGTATCTAATGTTTCAGATGGAGTTGAGGTACCAAACTCATTTGCTTCAACAACACCTGATCAACAGGTCGAGATTGAAGATGGGGAGTATGTGGATGAACCAAAATTGTCCAAGTCAAAGTGGGCTTTGGAAGACTTGGCGACGGATGTCAACTGTTCAAGCCCTGAAAGTGGAGAGTTCAAGAGAGAAGGCTCTGAAGGGAACGGTGTCATGTCTTCTCTTTCTTCGGAGCATGGGCAGCCAGAGTATGTTGGTGATAAGGTTTCCAGTGATGACATGGATTACTATAGCTCTGAAAGTGaagatgaacttgaaatttctTTACGTAAAGGGCTTGGCATGCCTGGAGCGTGCAGGAACGTGTTTGAGTATGAAAGGCTAGGTAAGATTAGTGAAGGGACCTATGGTGTTGTATACAAAGCCAGGGATAAGAAAACCGGCGAAATTGTGGCTTTGAAGAAGGTCAAGAGTGGAAAGGAGAGTGAGGGTTTTCCTATAACTGCATTGCGGGAGATCAGTGTTCTTAGCTTATTGCAACACCCGTCTGTTGTAGATGTTAAAGAGGTGGTTATGGATGACTTCAATGGTGTTTACATGGTCATGGAGTACGTCGATAATGAGCTCAAAGGATACATGGAGCGAATGAAGCATCCGTTCAGCCAGAGTGAAGTCAAAAGCCTTATGTTGCAACTCTTAGAAGGGCTGTCTTATCTTCATGATAATTATGTGATGCATAGAGATTTGAAGACATCAAATTTGTTATTGAATAACAAAGGCGAGATGAAGATTTGTGACTTCGGGATGGCGCGAAGATACTCTGGTGTTGAAAAGCCTTACACTTCCTTAGTTGTTACTCTTTGGTACCGGGCACCTGAAGTTCTTCTTGGAATGAAGCAGTATACAACTGCTATTGATATGTGGTCGGTGGGTTGTATTATGGCAGAGCTGTTGACCAAGAAACCACTTTTTGACGGTAAACAGGAACTTGAACAGGTTAGCAAGATTTTCAGCACCCTTGGCACGCCAAATGACTCGATATGGCCTGGCTATTCAAAACTGCCCGGAGTCAAGGCTAATTTCGTGAAACAACCGTATAGTACTTTGAAGAAGAAGTTCCCGGTAGCAAGTTTTACTGGAGCTCCTACACTTACGGAGCTGGGATTTGATTTGTTAAGCAGGCTTTTGACATATGACCCGAAGAAGAGGATAACGGCAGAAGACGCTCTAAATCATGGATGGTTTCGTGAGGCTCCTCTCCCTGCAGAACATGTTAGGATTTGTAGATGA
- the LOC122589218 gene encoding 4-coumarate--CoA ligase-like 9 gives MAVVNPQNGFCPETKIFHSLRPPSPLPPPSQPLSVTEYALSLLRSDPTFSPSTTDFLIDSATGNRLTYSQFITHFQSLAKFLISKFPDISTSINNNNNKVALIISPASIHIPVIYFALLSIGVTVSPVNPVSTKSEISDLVHLSNPVITFATNDVVSKLPSSLLQSRDATIIIDSPQFLSMLQLHPVSNINSIFRRINQFDTSAILYSSGTTGRIKGVELTHRNLIAITSSIYHNRFKKDENAPAGNEPHPVSLFPLPLFHVFGFFMLIRAVSVGETLVLMGRFDFENMLKAVERYKVTYMPVSPPLVVAMAKSDLVSKYDLSSLLLIGCGGAPLGKEVAKSFAARFPDVEIVQGYGMTETGGGVTGMNKPEECDRHGSAGRLSSNVEAKIVDPETGKSLSPMQQGELWLRGPMIMKGYVGNKEATVATLDSEGWLKTGDLCYFDSDGFLYIVDRLKELIKYKAYQVPPAELERYLHSIPEVADAAVIPYPDEEAGEIPMAYVVRRPGSKINEAQIIEIIAKQVSPYKKIRRVAFISSIPKNPAGKILRRELVKHALSGASKL, from the exons ATGGCAGTAGTGAATCCCCAAAATGGATTCTGTCCCGAAACAAAAATCTTCCACAGCCTCCGGCCACCGTCCCCACTGCCACCACCGTCACAGCCACTCTCAGTCACCGAATACGCACTCTCACTCCTTCGATCCGACCCTACATTCTCACCGTCCACCACCGATTTCCTAATCGACTCCGCCACCGGTAACCGCCTCACCTATTCCCAGTTCATCACTCATTTCCAATCCCTCGCAAAATTTCTCATTTCCAAATTCCCTGATATTTCCACTTCtataaacaataacaacaacaaagtAGCCTTAATCATTTCCCCTGCTTCTATTCACATTCCTGTTATATATTTCGCTCTTTTATCAATCGGTGTAACCGTTTCACCTGTTAACCCGGTTTCCACCAAATCCGAAATTTCCGACCTCGTCCACCTCAGCAACCCGGTCATCACTTTCGCTACAAACGACGTCGTTTCAAAACTACCTTCTTCATTATTACAGTCACGCGACGCAACCATAATTATAGATTCACCTCAATTCCTTTCCATGTTACAACTGCATCCTGTTTCTAATATTAATTCAATTTTTCGGAGAATTAATCAGTTTGACACGTCAGCCATCCTATATTCGTCTGGTACAACCGGACGAATTAAAGGAGTGGAGCTGACACATCGAAATTTAATCGCTATAACATCTTCGATATATCATAACAGGTTCAAAAAAGACGAAAATGCCCCTGCTGGGAATGAACCTCACCCCGTGTCACTGTTTCCGTTACCTCTGTTTCATGTTTTCGGATTTTTTATGCTGATTAGGGCTGTATCCGTAGGTGAGACGTTGGTTTTAATGGGGAGATTTGATTTCGAAAACATGTTGAAGGCGGTTGAGAGATATAAAGTTACCTACATGCCGGTTTCGCCGCCGCTTGTGGTGGCGATGGCGAAATCTGACCTTGTTTCGAAATATGATTTGAGTTCGCTTTTGTTGATCGGTTGTGGTGGCGCTCCGCTTGGAAAAGAAGTGGCCAAGAGCTTCGCGGCGAGGTTTCCTGACGTCGAAATCGTCCAG GGATACGGTATGACGGAGACTGGAGGAGGGGTTACAGGAATGAATAAGCCAGAAGAGTGTGACCGTCATGGATCTGCAGGTCGTTTATCATCTAATGTAGAGGCCAAAATAGTTGACCCTGAAACCGGTAAATCTCTATCTCCCATGCAGCAAGGAGAACTGTGGCTAAGAGGCCCCATGATCATGAAAG GTTATGTTGGAAATAAGGAAGCAACTGTCGCAACATTGGACTCTGAGGGCTGGTTAAAGACTGGTGACCTCTGTTATTTTGATTCGGATGGGTTTCTTTACATTGTTGACCgattaaaagaattaatcaaatataagGCTTATCAG GTCCCACCAGCTGAATTGGAACGATACCTTCATTCAATTCCAGAAGTTGCAGATGCTGCTGTAATTCC ATATCCCGATGAAGAAGCTGGGGAGATTCCCATGGCTTATGTTGTGAGAAGACCCGGAAGCAAAATCAACGAGGCCCAAATCATCGAGATAATTGCAAAACAG GTATCACCGTACAAAAAGATTAGAAGAGTTGCATTCATAAGCTCAATTCCGAAAAACCCAGCTGGAAAGATATTGAGAAGGGAGCTGGTTAAGCATGCTTTATCTGGAGCTTCTAAATTGTGA
- the LOC122589550 gene encoding mitochondrial pyruvate carrier 1-like encodes MAYFSAFLNSPVGPKTTHFWGPVSNLGFFIAGVADMQKPPELLSGNMTGVLCVYSALFMRFAWMVRPRNHMLLASHCLNESVQLYQLSRWAKGQGYLQQKEKKAPST; translated from the exons atggcgTACTTCAGCGCATTTCTGAATAGTCCTGTTGGACCTAAGACGACTCATTTCTGGGGTCCTGTATCCAACTTGGGATTCTTCATTGCG GGGGTGGCCGATATGCAAAAACCACCAGAGCTGTTATCTGGCAACATGACTGGAG TATTGTGTGTGTATTCGGCCTTATTCATGAGGTTTGCTTGGATGGTGCGGCCTCGCAACCATATGCTTCTTGCAAGCCATTGCTTAAATGAATCAGTCCAACTGTATCAGCTTTCACGTTGGGCAAAAGGTCAAGG GTATTTGCAGCAGAAGGAAAAAAAGGCACCATCAACATGA